The Streptomyces sp. NBC_01268 genome window below encodes:
- a CDS encoding CbtB domain-containing protein translates to MAEAIASPAVTSTPSIAVPVSLPVRAVLPWAAFAGILMLVALYFVGAEQGATSLFAGSDVHEWVHDGRHLLGFPCH, encoded by the coding sequence ATGGCCGAGGCCATCGCGTCGCCCGCCGTCACGTCCACCCCGTCCATCGCCGTTCCGGTTTCCCTGCCGGTCCGCGCGGTGCTCCCGTGGGCGGCGTTCGCCGGGATCCTGATGCTCGTCGCGCTCTACTTCGTCGGTGCCGAGCAGGGCGCCACGTCCCTGTTCGCGGGCAGCGACGTGCACGAGTGGGTGCACGACGGGCGCCACCTGCTCGGCTTCCCCTGCCACTGA
- a CDS encoding CbtA family protein: MSSTAPSPAQSPAAPTGSLVGRLLVRGMLAGLIAGLFAFGVAYVAGEPSVNASIAVEEAAAKAEHAAAHSHGAGHGQAAAPAEEEEIVSRDLQSTAGLATGVLVYGVALGGIASLAFCFVLGRVGRFTPKATAALVAAAAFTTVYLVPFLKYPATPPAVGNPDTIGQRTTLFFLMILLSVLLGVAAIVAGRRLAPCLGNWNATVLAGAGFVAAIAVACLFLPGNGDSVQASFPAAVLWEFRLATLGIQAGLWVVFGLAFGLLAERLLAPRPAPAQVAQPAPVA, encoded by the coding sequence ATGTCATCCACCGCTCCATCCCCCGCTCAGTCCCCCGCCGCCCCCACGGGTTCGCTCGTGGGGCGGCTCCTGGTCCGCGGCATGCTCGCGGGCCTGATCGCCGGACTGTTCGCCTTCGGCGTCGCCTACGTCGCGGGTGAACCGTCCGTCAACGCCTCGATCGCCGTCGAGGAGGCCGCCGCCAAGGCGGAGCACGCGGCAGCCCACAGCCATGGCGCGGGCCATGGGCAGGCCGCGGCCCCCGCCGAAGAGGAGGAGATCGTCAGCCGGGACCTCCAGTCCACGGCGGGTCTCGCCACCGGCGTCCTCGTCTACGGGGTCGCCCTCGGCGGCATCGCCTCGCTGGCGTTCTGTTTCGTCCTGGGCCGGGTGGGCCGTTTCACCCCGAAGGCGACCGCGGCGCTCGTCGCGGCGGCCGCCTTCACCACGGTCTATCTGGTGCCGTTCCTGAAGTACCCGGCGACCCCGCCGGCCGTCGGCAATCCGGACACCATCGGGCAGCGCACCACCCTGTTCTTCCTGATGATCCTGCTGAGCGTGCTGCTCGGCGTCGCGGCGATCGTCGCGGGCCGCCGGCTCGCCCCGTGCCTCGGCAACTGGAACGCCACCGTCCTGGCGGGCGCGGGCTTCGTCGCCGCGATCGCCGTCGCGTGCCTGTTCCTGCCCGGCAACGGGGACTCGGTGCAGGCGTCCTTCCCGGCCGCCGTGCTGTGGGAGTTCCGGCTCGCGACCCTGGGCATCCAGGCCGGTCTGTGGGTGGTCTTCGGGCTCGCCTTCGGCCTGCTCGCGGAGCGGCTCCTCGCCCCGCGTCCCGCCCCGGCACAGGTGGCGCAGCCGGCCCCGGTCGCCTGA
- a CDS encoding precorrin-8X methylmutase, producing the protein MSESNRMFEYEKDGAEIYRRSFATIRAEADLAGLPADVSQVAVRMIHACGMTDLVRDIAHSPGVVASARAALRAGAPILCDAQMVASGVTRKRLPADNDVVCTLSDPSVPALAAELGTTRSAAAMELWRDRLEGSVVAIGNAPTALFHLLEMIAKGAGRPAAVLGIPVGFIGAAESKDALAANDLGLEYLVVRGRRGGSAMTAAALNALAHEAEIQQ; encoded by the coding sequence ATGAGCGAGAGCAACAGGATGTTCGAGTACGAGAAGGACGGCGCGGAGATCTACCGCCGCTCCTTTGCCACGATCCGCGCCGAGGCGGACCTCGCGGGCCTGCCCGCCGACGTCAGCCAGGTCGCCGTGCGGATGATCCACGCCTGCGGCATGACCGACCTCGTGCGGGACATCGCCCACTCCCCCGGCGTCGTCGCCTCGGCGCGTGCCGCCCTGCGTGCGGGCGCGCCGATCCTGTGCGACGCCCAGATGGTCGCCAGCGGGGTCACCCGCAAGCGGCTGCCCGCCGACAACGACGTGGTCTGCACGCTGTCCGACCCGTCGGTGCCCGCGCTCGCCGCCGAGCTGGGCACCACCCGGTCGGCCGCCGCGATGGAGCTGTGGCGGGACCGCCTGGAGGGCTCGGTCGTCGCGATCGGCAACGCGCCGACGGCGCTCTTCCACCTCCTGGAGATGATCGCGAAGGGGGCGGGCCGGCCCGCCGCCGTGCTCGGCATCCCGGTCGGCTTCATCGGCGCCGCCGAGTCCAAGGACGCGCTGGCCGCCAACGACCTCGGCCTGGAGTACCTGGTCGTACGGGGCCGGCGGGGCGGCAGCGCCATGACCGCGGCGGCGCTCAACGCCCTCGCGCACGAAGCGGAGATCCAGCAGTGA
- a CDS encoding GntR family transcriptional regulator: MLFRVDPASSVPLGDQIAGCVRGALADGSARPGERLPAARELADSLGVNVHTVLRGYQQLREEGLIELRRGRGAVIVPGAAAPGRAQLVDRLRELAAEARRLGLTDAEFLDLARASLG, encoded by the coding sequence GTGCTGTTCCGGGTGGATCCCGCCTCCTCCGTCCCCCTCGGCGACCAGATCGCCGGCTGCGTCCGGGGCGCTCTCGCCGACGGCAGCGCCCGGCCCGGCGAGCGACTGCCCGCCGCGCGGGAGCTCGCCGACTCCCTCGGGGTCAACGTGCACACCGTGCTGCGCGGCTACCAACAGCTGCGCGAGGAGGGGCTGATCGAGCTCCGTCGCGGGCGCGGCGCCGTCATCGTGCCGGGCGCCGCCGCACCGGGCCGCGCCCAACTCGTCGACCGGCTCCGCGAACTGGCCGCCGAGGCCCGCCGACTGGGGCTCACCGACGCGGAGTTCCTGGACCTCGCGCGCGCCTCCCTCGGCTGA
- the cobN gene encoding cobaltochelatase subunit CobN, with translation MLLLLSHSDTDLLSARAANAAEGPVEYRYANPARLPLADLPALLDGAELVVVRLLGGLRSWEEGLDTVLAAGKPVVVLSGEQAPDAQLMEASTVPVGVATEAHAYLAHGGPGNLGQLARFLSDTVLLTGHGFEPPAPAPTWGPLERTAGDTPEGAPTVAVLYYRAHHMSGNTAFVGTLCDAIERQGARAKALYVASLRAPEPELLDELRGADAIVTTVLAAGGTKPAEAQAGGDEEAWDAGALAALDVPILQALCLTGSRAAWEENDEGLSPLDAASQVAVPEFDGRLITVPFSFKEIDEDGLPAYVADAERSARVAGIAVRHARLRHIANGEKKLALVLSAYPTKHSRIGNAVGLDTPASAVALLRRLIAEGYDFGPVEDIPGLVSGDGDELIYALIEAGGHDQDWLTEEQLARNPVRIPAADYKRWYAELPAELREQVEEHWGPAPGEMFLDRSRNPEGDIVLAALRRGNLLVLIQPPRGFGENPIAIYHDPDLPPSHHYLAAYRWIAARAEDGGFGADAMVHLGKHGNLEWLPGKNAGLSAACGPDAALGDLPLVYPFLVNDPGEGTQAKRRVHATLVDHLVPPMARADSYGDIARLEQLLDEYAQISSMDPAKLPAIRAQIWTLIQAAKLDHDLGLEDRPEDDGFDDFLLHVDGWLCEVKDAQIRDGLHVLGGAPVGEARVNLVLSILRARQIWGGTQALPGLREALGLDESAATRTTADEAEAKARELVEGMEAADWSVDAIGSVAGAYGAEVHAVLRFACEQVVPRLAGTTDELTHAVHALNGGFVPAGPSGSPLRGLVNVLPTGRNFYSVDPKAVPSRLAWETGQALADSLLERYRTDNGEWPTSVGLSLWGTSAMRTAGDDVAEALALLGVRPLWDDASRRVNGLEPIPLAELGRPRIDVTLRISGFFRDAFPHVIGLLDDAVRLVAGLDEAAADNYVRAHAQADLAEHGDERRATTRIFGSRPGTYGAGLLQLIDSRDWRTDADLAEVYTVWGGYAYGRGLEGRPARAEMETAYKRIAVAAKNTDTREHDIADSDDYFQYHGGMVATVRALKGTAPEAYIGDSTRPETVRTRTLVEETSRVFRARVVNPRWIEAMRRHGYKGAFELAATVDYLFGYDATTGVVADWMYDKLTEAYVLDPENQAFLKEANPWALHGIAERLLEAESRGMWEKPDPETLAALRQVFLETEGDLEEGAGEA, from the coding sequence ATGCTCCTGCTGCTGTCGCACTCCGACACCGACCTGCTCAGCGCCCGCGCGGCGAACGCCGCCGAAGGCCCGGTGGAGTACCGGTACGCCAACCCGGCCCGGCTGCCGCTGGCCGACCTCCCCGCCCTCCTCGACGGCGCCGAACTCGTCGTCGTCCGCCTCCTCGGCGGCCTGCGCTCCTGGGAGGAGGGCCTCGACACGGTCCTGGCCGCCGGGAAGCCCGTGGTGGTGCTGAGCGGCGAACAGGCTCCCGACGCCCAGCTGATGGAGGCCTCGACCGTCCCGGTCGGCGTCGCCACCGAGGCGCACGCCTACCTGGCGCACGGCGGCCCGGGCAACCTCGGCCAGCTGGCCCGCTTCCTCTCCGACACCGTGCTGCTGACCGGCCACGGCTTCGAGCCGCCGGCCCCCGCGCCGACCTGGGGCCCGCTGGAGCGGACCGCGGGGGACACGCCCGAGGGCGCCCCCACCGTCGCCGTGCTCTACTACCGCGCCCACCACATGAGCGGCAACACCGCCTTCGTCGGCACCCTCTGCGACGCGATCGAGCGGCAGGGCGCCCGGGCGAAGGCCCTGTACGTGGCCTCGCTCCGGGCCCCGGAGCCCGAGCTCCTCGACGAGCTGCGCGGGGCCGACGCGATCGTCACGACGGTCCTCGCGGCGGGCGGCACCAAGCCGGCCGAGGCGCAGGCGGGCGGCGACGAGGAGGCCTGGGACGCGGGCGCGCTCGCCGCCCTGGACGTGCCGATCCTGCAGGCGCTGTGCCTGACGGGCTCGCGCGCCGCGTGGGAGGAGAACGACGAGGGCCTGTCGCCGCTGGACGCGGCCAGCCAGGTCGCCGTCCCGGAGTTCGACGGCCGGCTCATCACCGTCCCGTTCTCCTTCAAGGAGATCGACGAGGACGGGCTGCCCGCGTACGTGGCGGACGCCGAGCGCTCCGCCCGCGTCGCCGGCATCGCCGTCCGGCACGCCCGTCTGCGGCACATCGCGAACGGCGAGAAGAAGCTGGCGCTCGTCCTCTCCGCGTACCCGACGAAGCACTCCCGCATCGGCAACGCCGTCGGCCTCGACACCCCGGCCTCCGCCGTGGCGCTGCTGCGCCGGCTCATCGCCGAGGGCTACGACTTCGGCCCGGTCGAGGACATCCCCGGCCTGGTCTCCGGCGACGGCGACGAGCTGATCTACGCCCTGATCGAGGCCGGCGGCCACGACCAGGACTGGCTCACCGAGGAGCAGCTGGCCCGCAACCCGGTCCGCATCCCGGCCGCCGACTACAAGCGCTGGTACGCCGAACTCCCGGCGGAGCTGCGCGAGCAGGTCGAGGAGCACTGGGGCCCGGCCCCGGGCGAGATGTTCCTGGACCGCTCCCGCAACCCCGAGGGCGACATCGTGCTGGCCGCGCTGCGCCGCGGGAACCTGCTGGTCCTCATCCAGCCGCCGCGCGGCTTCGGCGAGAACCCGATCGCGATCTACCACGACCCGGACCTGCCGCCGTCGCACCACTACCTGGCGGCCTACCGCTGGATCGCCGCCCGCGCCGAGGACGGGGGTTTCGGCGCGGACGCGATGGTGCACCTGGGCAAGCACGGCAACCTGGAGTGGCTGCCCGGCAAGAACGCCGGCCTGTCCGCCGCCTGCGGCCCGGACGCCGCGCTCGGCGACCTGCCGCTGGTCTACCCGTTCCTGGTCAACGACCCGGGCGAGGGCACCCAGGCCAAGCGGCGCGTGCACGCCACGCTCGTCGACCACCTGGTGCCGCCGATGGCCCGCGCCGACTCGTACGGCGACATCGCGCGCCTGGAGCAGCTGCTCGACGAGTACGCGCAGATCAGCAGCATGGACCCGGCGAAGCTGCCGGCGATCCGCGCGCAGATCTGGACGCTGATCCAGGCGGCGAAGCTGGACCACGACCTGGGCCTGGAGGACCGGCCGGAGGACGACGGCTTCGACGACTTCCTGCTGCACGTCGACGGCTGGCTGTGCGAGGTCAAGGACGCGCAGATCCGTGACGGTCTGCACGTCCTGGGCGGCGCCCCGGTCGGCGAGGCCCGGGTGAACCTGGTCCTGTCGATCCTGCGGGCCCGGCAGATCTGGGGCGGCACGCAGGCGCTGCCGGGCCTGCGCGAGGCGCTCGGCCTGGACGAGTCGGCGGCGACGCGCACCACCGCCGACGAGGCGGAGGCGAAGGCCCGCGAGCTGGTCGAGGGCATGGAGGCGGCGGACTGGTCCGTGGACGCGATCGGCTCCGTGGCCGGCGCGTACGGCGCCGAGGTGCACGCGGTGCTGCGCTTCGCCTGCGAGCAGGTCGTCCCGCGCCTGGCCGGCACCACCGACGAACTCACGCACGCGGTCCACGCGTTGAACGGCGGCTTCGTCCCGGCCGGGCCCTCGGGCTCGCCGCTGCGCGGCCTGGTCAACGTGCTGCCGACCGGCCGCAACTTCTACTCGGTCGACCCGAAGGCCGTGCCGTCCCGCCTCGCGTGGGAGACCGGCCAGGCGCTCGCCGACTCGCTCCTGGAGCGCTACCGCACGGACAACGGCGAGTGGCCGACCTCGGTGGGCCTGTCCCTGTGGGGCACGAGCGCGATGCGCACCGCGGGCGACGACGTCGCCGAGGCGCTCGCCCTGCTGGGCGTCCGCCCGCTCTGGGACGACGCCTCGCGCCGCGTGAACGGCCTGGAGCCCATCCCGCTCGCCGAGCTGGGCCGGCCCCGCATCGATGTGACGCTGCGCATCTCCGGCTTCTTCCGGGACGCGTTCCCGCACGTCATCGGGCTGCTCGACGACGCCGTACGGCTGGTCGCGGGTCTCGACGAGGCCGCCGCGGACAACTACGTGCGGGCGCACGCCCAGGCGGACCTGGCGGAGCACGGCGACGAGCGGCGCGCCACCACCCGTATCTTCGGCTCCCGCCCCGGCACGTACGGCGCGGGTCTGCTCCAGCTGATCGACTCGCGCGACTGGCGCACCGACGCCGACCTGGCCGAGGTGTACACCGTGTGGGGCGGTTACGCGTACGGCCGGGGGCTCGAAGGGCGCCCGGCGCGGGCCGAGATGGAGACGGCGTACAAGCGGATCGCGGTCGCGGCGAAGAACACGGACACGCGCGAGCACGACATCGCGGACTCCGACGACTACTTCCAGTACCACGGCGGCATGGTGGCGACCGTCCGCGCGCTGAAGGGCACGGCGCCCGAGGCGTACATCGGCGACTCCACCCGCCCGGAGACGGTCCGCACCCGCACACTGGTCGAGGAGACCTCCCGGGTGTTCCGCGCCCGCGTGGTCAACCCGCGCTGGATCGAGGCGATGCGCCGGCACGGCTACAAGGGCGCGTTCGAGCTGGCGGCGACGGTCGACTACCTCTTCGGCTACGACGCCACGACGGGCGTGGTCGCCGACTGGATGTACGACAAGCTGACCGAGGCGTACGTCCTCGACCCGGAGAACCAGGCCTTCCTGAAGGAGGCCAACCCGTGGGCGCTGCACGGCATCGCCGAGCGTCTCCTGGAGGCCGAGTCCCGCGGCATGTGGGAGAAGCCGGACCCGGAGACGCTGGCCGCGCTGCGGCAGGTGTTCCTGGAGACCGAGGGCGATCTCGAGGAAGGCGCGGGCGAGGCCTGA
- a CDS encoding histidine phosphatase family protein produces MSVRLTLVSPAMTAALREARFDDSGPVEAVAAGPLALPAGARVVASPSGRCRATAEALGLDPASVRAEPALAGCAMGRWRGRRLDELTAVEPESVAAWLADPDAAPHGGESLRELRVRVAAWLDALEPGPVHAFAEPDVVRAAVAHALGAPDSAFWRLDVRPLHAVELSGRTGRWNVRLGAPVA; encoded by the coding sequence CTGTCCGTACGGCTCACGCTGGTCTCCCCGGCGATGACGGCCGCCCTGCGCGAGGCCCGGTTCGACGACAGCGGGCCGGTCGAGGCGGTGGCCGCGGGCCCGTTGGCGCTTCCTGCGGGGGCCCGGGTCGTCGCCTCGCCCTCCGGGCGGTGCCGGGCGACGGCCGAGGCCCTGGGCCTCGACCCCGCCTCGGTGCGGGCGGAGCCCGCTCTCGCGGGCTGCGCGATGGGCCGCTGGCGGGGACGCCGGCTCGACGAACTGACGGCGGTGGAACCGGAGTCGGTGGCGGCCTGGCTCGCCGACCCCGACGCGGCCCCGCACGGCGGCGAGTCCCTGCGGGAGCTGCGCGTACGGGTCGCCGCCTGGCTGGACGCGCTGGAGCCGGGACCCGTCCACGCCTTCGCCGAACCGGACGTCGTCCGCGCGGCCGTCGCCCACGCGCTCGGGGCGCCCGACTCCGCGTTCTGGCGCCTGGACGTGCGCCCGCTGCACGCGGTGGAGCTGTCGGGGCGGACGGGGCGGTGGAACGTGCGGCTGGGGGCGCCGGTCGCCTGA
- a CDS encoding nucleoside hydrolase, which yields MPVPVILDCDPGHDDAFNILLAAAHPAVDLLAITTVAGNQTVEKTTLNARRVCSVAGIHGVPIAAGRDRPLHAGPYGAPRVAEHIHGDSGLDGPGFGEGEPPVPQDPRDALALTRDILLAHPELAARIERIVLMGGSTGRGNTTPAAEFNILCDPEAADLVFRSGIPLTMFGLNVTHQVRATPEVLSRLAGLGTPLGRLCVELLTYFAATYREVYGFDAPPLHDPLTVAHLIDPSLVSLVRAPVAVELAGTYTRGATVIDLDGVTGLPANAEVGIEADADRFWDLIVDAVRVLGERSGATPPR from the coding sequence ATGCCGGTACCCGTGATCCTCGACTGCGATCCCGGACACGACGACGCCTTCAACATCCTGCTCGCCGCGGCCCATCCGGCCGTCGACCTGCTCGCCATCACCACCGTGGCGGGCAACCAGACGGTGGAGAAGACCACGCTCAACGCGCGCCGGGTGTGCTCCGTGGCCGGGATCCACGGCGTCCCGATCGCGGCCGGCCGGGACCGCCCGCTGCACGCCGGGCCGTACGGCGCGCCGCGCGTCGCCGAGCACATCCACGGCGACTCGGGGCTCGACGGGCCCGGCTTCGGCGAGGGCGAGCCGCCCGTGCCGCAGGACCCGCGCGACGCCCTCGCGCTGACCCGGGACATCCTGCTCGCCCACCCCGAACTGGCCGCCAGGATCGAGCGGATCGTGCTGATGGGCGGGTCGACGGGGCGCGGCAACACCACGCCGGCGGCCGAGTTCAACATCCTCTGCGACCCGGAGGCGGCGGACCTCGTCTTCCGCAGCGGGATCCCGCTGACCATGTTCGGCCTGAACGTCACCCACCAGGTCCGGGCCACCCCCGAGGTGCTCTCGCGACTCGCCGGGCTCGGCACCCCGCTCGGGCGCCTGTGCGTCGAGCTCCTGACGTACTTCGCCGCGACCTACCGCGAGGTGTACGGCTTCGACGCGCCGCCGCTGCACGACCCGCTGACCGTGGCCCACCTGATCGACCCCTCACTGGTCAGCCTGGTGCGGGCGCCGGTGGCGGTCGAGCTGGCCGGCACGTACACGCGCGGGGCGACGGTGATCGACCTGGACGGGGTGACCGGCCTCCCGGCCAACGCCGAGGTCGGCATCGAGGCGGACGCGGACCGCTTCTGGGACCTGATCGTGGACGCGGTGCGGGTGCTGGGGGAGCGGTCCGGGGCGACACCCCCGAGGTAA
- a CDS encoding cobalamin biosynthesis protein CobG, with protein MSATPRTSPEPGEPLIRDRGDACPGALRLHAADDGRLARLRLPGGRLTEAQVLALADAAESLGDGSISITSRGNAELRGLGEGCGAELAALLDRAGLLPSPSHERVRNIVVSPAAGLDGLGGAEPQLWARELDALLCAEAWTAALSGRFLFVLDDGRGDVAGLGGDVTLLAEGPPAGGDVRAQLRLGPQAFRVAATDAPRAALAAADAFLRAAETAGTGAWRVRELPEGCVPDLAAALARAGLAAEPVPHPVPPLPQGDPPVPGPLGADALYVLAPLGRLTAVQLRALLPAREVRFTPWRGAVVAAPPGRLAALTELAAYGLITRPDAPGTGVGACTGRPGCAKSLADVRRDAALAPHGRLPVHFSGCARRCGHPHGAWVDVLATEDGGYLVDGVPTLRTSLSEAVAAARGPATPTR; from the coding sequence ATGTCGGCCACCCCACGCACCTCGCCCGAACCGGGCGAACCTCTCATACGGGACCGCGGCGACGCCTGTCCGGGTGCGCTGCGACTGCACGCGGCGGACGACGGGCGGCTCGCCCGACTCCGGCTGCCCGGCGGGCGTTTGACGGAGGCTCAGGTCCTGGCGCTGGCCGACGCGGCCGAGTCCCTCGGGGACGGCAGCATCAGCATCACCTCGCGCGGCAACGCGGAGCTCCGCGGGCTCGGCGAGGGCTGCGGCGCCGAGCTGGCCGCGCTGCTCGACCGGGCCGGGCTGCTGCCCTCGCCGAGCCACGAACGGGTCCGCAACATCGTCGTCTCTCCGGCCGCCGGACTGGACGGACTCGGCGGCGCCGAGCCGCAGTTGTGGGCACGGGAACTGGACGCGCTGCTGTGCGCGGAGGCGTGGACCGCGGCGCTCTCCGGACGCTTCCTGTTCGTCCTGGACGACGGGCGGGGCGACGTCGCGGGGCTCGGCGGGGATGTGACCTTGCTCGCAGAAGGGCCTCCCGCGGGCGGGGACGTCCGCGCCCAGCTGCGCCTCGGCCCCCAGGCCTTCCGGGTCGCCGCGACCGACGCCCCGCGCGCCGCGCTCGCCGCCGCCGACGCCTTCCTGCGGGCCGCCGAGACCGCCGGGACGGGCGCCTGGCGGGTGCGGGAACTGCCCGAGGGGTGCGTGCCCGACCTGGCGGCCGCCCTGGCGCGCGCCGGACTCGCCGCGGAGCCCGTCCCCCACCCCGTACCGCCGCTGCCCCAAGGGGACCCGCCCGTCCCGGGGCCGCTGGGCGCGGACGCCCTGTACGTCCTCGCGCCGCTCGGCCGGCTGACCGCCGTCCAACTGCGGGCGCTGCTGCCGGCCCGCGAGGTGCGGTTCACGCCCTGGCGCGGTGCGGTGGTCGCCGCGCCGCCCGGCCGGCTCGCCGCGCTCACGGAGCTCGCCGCGTACGGCCTGATCACCCGGCCCGACGCCCCCGGCACCGGCGTCGGGGCCTGCACCGGGCGGCCCGGCTGCGCCAAGTCCCTCGCCGACGTGCGGCGGGACGCGGCCCTCGCCCCGCACGGGCGGCTGCCCGTCCACTTCTCCGGGTGCGCACGCCGCTGCGGGCACCCGCACGGCGCCTGGGTCGACGTCCTCGCCACCGAGGACGGCGGCTACCTGGTCGACGGCGTCCCCACCCTCCGTACCTCCCTGTCCGAAGCGGTCGCGGCGGCCCGCGGCCCGGCGACCCCCACGAGATGA
- a CDS encoding DUF1648 domain-containing protein, translated as MNRAATRLRLLAALPFLLALAVGPLLCALWRDRLPDRLATHFGADGRADGFTAVGGYLAVSSALLLALGVGWALFVRRRVLWGAWATAGFTGGLLALQLRANLDVTDPAEARLRIAVLTVALAIGALAAAAGWALTRLVPAEPAREVSVPADAPRLDLAAGELAGWARTTGSLPMILLGAAFLLAALVVPFFAAWPYALIPLAVGLPGTALSRVRVHADRRGLTVRPALVARPRLRVPLDDITGATTRDVEPVAEFGGWGYRVRPAASGVILRSGRALAVRRRDGREFVVTVDDATTAAGLLNALVERAASGRGTPATGTPANGTPATPATGTPATGTPAPGRPAPRKD; from the coding sequence GTGAACCGTGCCGCCACCCGGCTGCGGCTGCTCGCCGCACTGCCGTTCCTGCTCGCCCTCGCCGTCGGCCCGCTGCTGTGCGCGCTCTGGCGCGACCGGCTGCCCGACCGCCTCGCCACCCACTTCGGCGCCGACGGACGCGCCGACGGCTTCACCGCCGTCGGCGGGTACCTCGCCGTCAGCTCGGCCCTGCTGCTCGCCCTCGGCGTCGGCTGGGCCCTCTTCGTCCGGCGCCGGGTGCTGTGGGGCGCCTGGGCCACCGCCGGGTTCACCGGCGGGCTGCTCGCGCTGCAACTGCGCGCCAACCTGGACGTCACCGACCCGGCCGAGGCGCGCCTGCGGATCGCCGTGCTGACCGTGGCCCTGGCGATCGGCGCCCTCGCCGCCGCCGCCGGGTGGGCGCTCACCCGGCTCGTCCCGGCGGAGCCCGCGCGGGAGGTGTCCGTGCCCGCCGACGCGCCCCGGCTCGACCTCGCGGCCGGGGAGCTCGCGGGCTGGGCGCGGACCACGGGCTCGCTCCCGATGATCCTGCTCGGCGCCGCCTTCCTGCTCGCCGCGCTCGTCGTACCCTTCTTCGCCGCCTGGCCGTACGCGCTGATCCCGCTGGCCGTCGGCCTGCCCGGCACCGCGCTGAGCCGGGTCCGGGTGCACGCCGACCGGCGCGGCCTGACCGTCCGGCCCGCCCTCGTGGCCCGGCCCCGGCTGCGGGTGCCGCTCGACGACATCACCGGCGCGACGACCCGGGACGTCGAACCGGTCGCCGAGTTCGGCGGCTGGGGCTACCGGGTCCGGCCCGCGGCGTCCGGCGTGATCCTGCGCTCCGGCCGGGCACTCGCCGTACGGCGCCGCGACGGTCGGGAGTTCGTCGTCACCGTCGACGACGCGACGACGGCCGCGGGCCTGCTCAACGCACTCGTGGAACGCGCCGCGAGCGGACGCGGCACCCCTGCCACCGGCACTCCGGCCAACGGCACCCCCGCCACCCCCGCCACCGGCACTCCGGCCACCGGCACCCCCGCCCCCGGCCGCCCCGCCCCCCGAAAGGACTGA